The genome window TGCCGCTTGCGGATCGAGCGGGAGGACGGCAACCGCTGGGAGACAGCGTACACGGCCGAGCTGCCGCCAGGCGCTGAAAGTTGGTATGTGAACGGGGTAACCCCCGGGGAGATCTATCGAGCCCAGATCGGCCTGAAGGCCCCGGAGGGACAGTTTGTCGTCATCCTCGCCTCCACGGCTATTCACGTTCCGCCTGCGGGGCCGGCGAAAGGGCTTCCCGGCCGCGCCCTCGCCATCTCCGGCGGCATCCGGCCTGTTGCCTTAGAAGACATGGCGGAGGAGCAGGCAGATGGGCAGGACCGGGAAGACGGTCACGAGCAGGAGCGGGCGCCGCTCAGTTCCTTCTCCCTCTACCGGGGAGATAGCGAAAGGGGGCAATCGAGTGTCCGTTAAAGGGTATTGGGCGCTGGTCCTTCACGCTCACCTCCCCTATGTGCGGCATCCCGAAAAGCCGGAATACATGGAGGAGCGCTGGCTTTTCGAGGCCTTGACCGAGTGCTATCTGCCGCTCACTGAATCGTGGCTGCGCCTCCGCCGGGAGGAAGTCCCCTTTCAGGTGACCTTGTCGGTGACGCCCTCTCTGGCGGCCATGCTGACAGACAGCCTGCTGCAGGAGCGGTACTTGCGTTATCTCGGAAAAATGCTCGCCCTCGCCGATCAGGAGTTAGAGCGGACCCGGGATGGTCAGGACTTTGCGCCCCTATCCGCCATGTACAAGGAAAAACTGGAGGCCTGCCAGCGCCTCTTTCGCGATGAATGGAACTGCCGGATCACCGATGCCTGGAAGTCGCTGGCCCAGTCTGGCCATCTCGACCTGTGGACCTCGGCGGCCACCCACGCTTTCCTGCCTTACGCGTCGGAAGGGAGCTGGCGGCCCCAGATCCGGACGGGGGTTGAGCAGCACAAGGCCATCTTCGGTATGGCGCCTCACGGCTTCTGGCTGCCTGAGTGCGCCTACGCTCCCGGTGTGGAAAAAGTGCTTGCCCAGGAGGGGATCGGCTGCTTCGTCGTCGACAACGGCACCTTCCGGCGGGCGTTGCCTGAGCCGGCGGGCTTTTACCAGCCGCTGCAGATCGGCCATCAGGTGTCGGCCTTCGCCCGCGATCCAGAGACCTCTCACCAGGTCTGGGACAAAAAAAGCGGCTATCCCGGAGACTACGACTACCGCGAATTTTACCGTGACATCGGTTACGACCTGCCTTTTGAGGCGGTGGCGCCATACCTGGATACGGATGTGCCGTCTGATACGGGCTTCAAGTATTACCGCATCACCGGAAATACTGATCACAAGGAACCCTACCGGCGCGACTGGGCGATGGGCAAGGTCAACCTGCACGCCAGCAACTTCGTCCAAAACCGCTGCGCCCAGGTGGAGCACCTGAGCGGCGCGATGGCGGAACCGCCCATCGTCGTCTCCCCCTATGACGCCGAGCTTTTCGGCCACTGGTGGTACGAGGGCCCCGATTTTCTGGAGGCGGTGCTACGCCGGATGGCCTCGCCCGATTCCCCAGCGGCCGCCTCTACGCCGCGCCGCTACCGGGAGGCCCATGGCGCCGGACCGGCGGGGCGCATCGCCTTCAGCACCTGGGGCGAGGACGGCTTCGGCAAGGTGTGGCTCAGTGTGGGGAACGACTGGGTCTACCGGCACCTGCACCGGGCCGAAAAAGAGATGGTCGCACTGGCCCAGGCTTTTCCCAAAGCTGAAGGCGACATAGGGCGCGCCTTGAACCAGGCGGCGAGGGAACTGATGCTTGCCCAGTCGAGTGACTGGCCCTTCATCATGTATACAGGCACGACGGTGGAATACGTCACCCGCCGGTTCGAGGAGCACCTCCAACTGTTCTGGTCCTTGGCCCGCTCCCTTAGAGAGGGCAAGGTCGATCAGTCAGCCCTTGCCGAGGCGGAGTGGAAGCACCCGCTCTTCGGCGACATCGATTATCTTGATTATGTCAGCTTTAACCGTCCCCTCGCCGAGGCAGCCTCCGCCCAGGCAGTTCCTTTCATCAAGGGAGAACCGGTATGGATGTTGACCTGGGAATACCCGCCGCGGGTGGTGGGCGGACTGGGACGGGCCGTGGCCGACCTGAGCAAGGCCCTCGTCGCCCAGGGTGTGCCCGTAACCGTATTTACCTGCGCCGTCCCCGGTTGCGCCGACCGTGAAATCGTCGACGGCGTGACGATCATCCGCCTGCCTGTTCCAGGAGCGCCCCAGGAAGCCGGTTTCCTTGATTGGGTCTATCGCTTCAACATGGCACTCCTAGCCGGGGTGACGGCGGAAGCAAGTTCAGGACTGCCTTCGATCATCCACGCCCATGACTGGCTGGTCGGCCTAGCGGCCCGGGAGATCCGCAGTAAAACCAACGTTCCCCTGGCCGTCACGATCCACGCGACAGAGCACGGGCGCCAGCGCGGCCTCTGGAACGACTTGCAGCGCAGCATCCACCGGGCCGAAGCGGAACTGGTGTCCGCCGCCGACGGCCTGATCGCCTGTTCCGACTACATGACCCGCGAGGTCTCCCTCCTCTTCGACGCCCCTTGGACGGAGATCAGCACCATCGCCAACGGCGTCGATCCGGCCAATGTGGCGCCCCTTCCCGGCGAAGGCAAGCCCATCGAGGCCTTTTGCCAGCCCGGTGAAGAGCTTATCTTCCACGTGGGACGCCTGGTGACGGAAAAAGGCTCGCCGGTCCTGGTGGAGGCGATGCCGTCGGTGTTGCGTCGTCGCCCGCAGGCGCGCCTGGTCATCGCCGGCAAAGGCCCCTTGCTGGAGACCTTAAAGGAGCGGGCGGCTGAGTTGGGTGTCGGCGAAAAGATCACCTTTGCCGGTTTTGTCGATGACAGCACCCGCAACCGACTGCTCACTTCAGCCGATGTGGCTGTCTTCCCCAGCCTCTACGAACCCTTCGGCATCGTGGCGCTCGAAGCGATGGCGGCGGGAACGCCGGTCATCGTCGGCGATGCCGGCGGGCTCGGGGAGATCATCCGCCACGGTCAGAACGGTCTCAAGGTTCCGCCAGGCGACGCCGAGGCCTTGGCTGACGCCATCGTTCAGGTTCTTGCTGATCGCGATGGGGCAGCGGCCATGGTCCGCGAGGCCTTGCGGGAGGTCGACGAGCTCTACGGATGGGATACCATCGCCGAACAGACGGCTGCTCTCTACCGGCGAGCCACCGTCAAGCGGCTAACCTCCGGCGCTGTCAGTGAGGCAGAGGGCTAGGATTCCCGCGCCTTTCCAGAGGATTTCCGCCGCTCTGTGTCTAACTGGATGATACCGAGGGTCCCTTTATCATCGTAGGGGAAAGGCGGGTTCATGCCCGGTGGCCATTGGCGGCAATCGCAAAAAAAGCAACCCCTGGGGGGACAGGCCCCCCTTGGGGTCGGACATATTGGAACAATTACGGCAAGAGCGATCACCGGCGACCGAGGGAGCGCGCGCCATCGGCGCACCCCCCGGAACGCCTGAGTCAGCCATATCTGGCGATGCGGCATCCCCGGCGATCAGCCGCCGCAGGATGTTTTGGGGCGCCTTTGCGGCGGTGACCGCCGGCCTGGCAGGCTGGTTCGGCAGCCGCCAACTGAACGCCGAAAAACCGGTTCCTGTCGTGCTGCCAGCTGCGACGTTGCCGGAACGGCGGCTCGACCTCGGACGGATGCGCAGCCATGTGGTGCTGCTGGCGCAACCGGATTGGCAGGGACGCCTTGCCGGCGGCCGGGGTGCCCTTCAGGCCGGCGAGTATGTAGCCCAACTGTGGGAAAAGTGGGGAATCGAGCCAAGAGGGGAAGGGGGAACCTATTTCCAAACCTTCCCCGTTCCGTCGTTTTCCTTGTCGAATGTGAACGGCCGCATGCGCCTCCTGCCCCGGACCGGGGACGGGGGGACGGCCGATAACCTGATCGGGTTCATCCCCGGGCGGGATCCCCGGCTGCGCAACAAAGTCGTGGCCCTTTCGGCCCATTATGACCACCTGGGGGCCTGGGATGGGGCGCTGTACCCCGGCGCCAACGACAACGCCTCTGGGGTGGCCGTCTTGCTGGAGATCGCCTGCGCCGCCGTACAGACGCCGCCACGCTGCAGCCTCGCTTTTTTCTTGTTCTCCGGCGAAGAGGGCGGGCTGCTGGGGTCAAAACACTATGCGGAACACCCGACGATTCCGCTGGAGGATATGATCGGCCTGATCAACCTGGACACGGTCGGCAACGGCGATGAGCGCGATTTCATCTGTTGGATGCCTGATCAGTATCCCTGGCTGTCTTGCCTGGATGAAGCGGGTAAGGCGGCCGGGGTGCGGCTTTATCCCCAGGATCATGGCGGTCACAACAGCGATCACCAGCCCTTTGTCGACAAGGGGGTGGCTGCGATCACTGTGCTGTCGGCCACCTGGTTGGAGGGGAATCACACGCCCCAGGATGGTCTCAGCCTGATCCGTCCGGAGAAGTTGGCGCGGATCGCCGAGTGGAGTTGGCGGGCGATATACACTTTGGCCGAGACAGCGGGGAAAAGGGGCGGATAATAAATGGAACGCTATATGAAACAGATTCGCTTCGGCGCCTTCGGGGAAGCGGGGCAGCGTCGATTGGGCCAGTCGACGGCGCTGGTCGCCGGCGTGGGCGCCCTGGGGACTCATCTCGCCAACACCCTCGCCAGGGCCGGTGTGGGAAAACTGGTGCTGGTCGATCGCGATTTCGTCGAATTGTCGAACCTGCAGCGCCAGATCCTCTACGATGAAGCTGATGCAGCGGCCATGGTTCCCAAAGCGGTGGCGGCCAAGCAGAAGTTGCAAGCCATCAACAGTGAGATCCGGGTCGAAGCCATCGTGGCCGACATCCACTGGGCCAATCTGCCGCAACTGCTGGACGGGGTGGACCTTGTCCTCGACGGCAGCGACAATTTTGACCTGCGCTATCTGCTCAATGACGCCTGTGTGCAGGCAGGCATCCCCTGGATTTACGGCGGAGTAACGGGCGCCCACGGTATGGCCATGGTCGTCCGTCCCGGACGGGGGCCGTGCCTGCGCTGCTTAATCCCTTCACCGCCGCCGCCCGGATCGGCGCCCACCTGTGACATGGCCGGTATCCTGGCGCCGGCGATCCAGATGATCACGGCCTTTCAGGCCGTCGAGGCGATGAAGCTCCTGGCCGGACGGGAGGACGAACTCGCTGGCGGGCTCTTTTCCGTCGACCTCTGGAACAACCGCTATGACCTGATCGACCTGGCTGCGGCGCGCCGGGACGACTGCCCGGCCTGCGGCCGCGGGGATTTTCCCTTCCTCGCCGGCCGGGAGGAGATGCAGGCGACCCCGCTCTGCGGTTCCAATGCCGTCCAGATCACGCCGGCCCGGCCGGCCGAACTGGACCTGGAGATTATGTCGGAGCGCCTCTCGGGCGCCGGGAAGGTCGAGGTCACGCCCTACCTGCTCCGGTTTTCCTCGGCTGAAGGCGAGATGGTGCTCTTTCGCGACGGACGGGCGATGATCCGGGGGACGCAGGATCCGGTCAAGGCGAAGGCTGTTTACACGCGTTTCACCGGCGCGTAACCGTGGGCCGCGACAGCGCATATGGCATCGGCTCCGAACAAATCCGATGAATCACGGGTTGAAACGTAGGAATCATTTGCAACAAAGAATCAATCGCAAGCGACGGGGGAATGACGGTATTGGACTGGATTGTGGGGATCACGGGAGCAAGCGGCTCCATTTACGGCCTGCGGCTGATCGAGACGATGCAGGAATTAGGGATGTGTCCCCACCTCGTCGTTTCCGAGGCCGGTGAGCGCGTCCTGCGGGAAGAGACAGGCAAGTCCCTGGCCGAGGTCGCTGCGGGGTGCCGCCTTCATGACGTGCGAGATGTAGGGGCCGCCATCGCCTCCGGTTCCTTCCCGGCGGCAGGCATGATCGTCATCCCCTGTTCGATGCACACAGTGGCGGCCATGGCCCTCGGTCTCGCCGACAACCTGCTTACCCGTGCCGCTGATGTGACGCTGAAAGAGGGACGGCCGCTGATTGTCGTCCCCCGGGAGACGCCGCTGCACCTGATCCACCTGGAAAACCTGAGGCGCCTCGCCCAAGCGGGGGCGAGGATCGTTCCGGCCATGCCGGCTTTCTATCACCGGCCAACGACGATGATCGAATTGGTGGACTTCGTGGTGGGGAAGGTTCTGGATCAGGCTGGCATCACACACCAGTTATTCAAGCGATGGGGGGAGACGGAATAATCCCCCAAAATGCATAGGACTTGAGGGACCCCGGGCACAGGACCGGGGTCCTTTTTTCATCTTTACCCTAAATTTTTCCTCAAACAAGGCAGGAAAACCGGGCGATGCGTGGAATGAAGTGGTGTGCAGTGGTAGAAAAGTGGTTTAAAGTGGTGGGACACGCCGATGTTCATGGGGGAATACCAGCATGCCATCGATCCGAAAGGCCGGTTGTTTATGCCGGCCCGCTTGCGGGAGTCCCTGGGCGAGGCCTTTGTGGCCACCAAGGGGCTTGATGGTTGTTTGTTCGTATACCCCAAGGAAGAGTGGAAACGGCTCGAAGAAAAGCTGAAGGCGCTCCCCTTCACGCGGGCCGACGCCCGGGCTTTTCAACGGTTCTTCTTCTCCGGCGCCGGCGAATGTGAAGTGGACAAGCAGGGCAGAATACTGGTTCCCGCTCACCTGCGCGAACATGCGGCCTTGGAAAAAGACGTCGTCATTATCGGCGCCGGCGCTCGCGTGGAGATCTGGAGCCAGGAGCGCTGGAGAGAGTATAACGAGAAAGCGGCGCCATCCTATGAAGAGGTGGCGGAGAAACTGATCGACTTTGACCTGTAGGTTGACCGGGCCGGTTTTCGGCGACGGGTCGCCGATCACTGGACGGAGGTTGCCCTATGGTTTTTCATCACATCCCCGTGTTGTTGCATCAGGTGCTGGAGGTGTTGCAACCGCGCCCCGAGGGTGTCTACTTGGACGGAACGGTGGGTGGCGGCGGTCACAGCGCGGCAATATTGGAAAAGATATCGGGACGAGGGAGGTTGATCGGACTTGATCAGGACCCGACAGCCCTTGCGGCGGCCGGGCGCAACCTAGCCTCTTTCGGTGACCGGGTGACGCTGGTGCGGTCCAATTTCCGCCGCATCGGCGCTGTCGTCGCTGAACTGGGCCTCATGGGGAAGATCGACGGAATCCTGCTCGATATCGGCGTCTCCTCTCACCAACTGGATGAGGCGGAACGAGGGTTTACCTACCGGATGGATGCTCCCCTCGACATGCGGATGAACCCCGAGAGCGCGCTGACAGCGGCCAAATTGCTCAATGAAGCGCCAGAAGGGGAGATCGCTCGCATCCTCCGCGATTACGGCGAAGAGCGGTGGGCGAAACGGATCGCCCAGTTTATCGTGAAGCGCCGTGCCGAACAAGCCCTGGAGCGGACGGGCGAACTGGTCGATATCATCCGCGCCGCCATCCCGGCGGCGGCCCGCCAGGAAGGAGGGCACCCGGCGAAGCGGACCTTTCAGGCCCTGCGGATCGCTGTCAACGATGAACTCGGGGCGCTGGAAGAGGCGCTGCC of Heliomicrobium undosum contains these proteins:
- a CDS encoding DUF4912 domain-containing protein, giving the protein MVTSLPDRYGEDYIGVLVRDPYHIFIYWELTENMRKRVLHNWGLGEDTPCRLRIEREDGNRWETAYTAELPPGAESWYVNGVTPGEIYRAQIGLKAPEGQFVVILASTAIHVPPAGPAKGLPGRALAISGGIRPVALEDMAEEQADGQDREDGHEQERAPLSSFSLYRGDSERGQSSVR
- a CDS encoding 1,4-alpha-glucan branching protein domain-containing protein produces the protein MSVKGYWALVLHAHLPYVRHPEKPEYMEERWLFEALTECYLPLTESWLRLRREEVPFQVTLSVTPSLAAMLTDSLLQERYLRYLGKMLALADQELERTRDGQDFAPLSAMYKEKLEACQRLFRDEWNCRITDAWKSLAQSGHLDLWTSAATHAFLPYASEGSWRPQIRTGVEQHKAIFGMAPHGFWLPECAYAPGVEKVLAQEGIGCFVVDNGTFRRALPEPAGFYQPLQIGHQVSAFARDPETSHQVWDKKSGYPGDYDYREFYRDIGYDLPFEAVAPYLDTDVPSDTGFKYYRITGNTDHKEPYRRDWAMGKVNLHASNFVQNRCAQVEHLSGAMAEPPIVVSPYDAELFGHWWYEGPDFLEAVLRRMASPDSPAAASTPRRYREAHGAGPAGRIAFSTWGEDGFGKVWLSVGNDWVYRHLHRAEKEMVALAQAFPKAEGDIGRALNQAARELMLAQSSDWPFIMYTGTTVEYVTRRFEEHLQLFWSLARSLREGKVDQSALAEAEWKHPLFGDIDYLDYVSFNRPLAEAASAQAVPFIKGEPVWMLTWEYPPRVVGGLGRAVADLSKALVAQGVPVTVFTCAVPGCADREIVDGVTIIRLPVPGAPQEAGFLDWVYRFNMALLAGVTAEASSGLPSIIHAHDWLVGLAAREIRSKTNVPLAVTIHATEHGRQRGLWNDLQRSIHRAEAELVSAADGLIACSDYMTREVSLLFDAPWTEISTIANGVDPANVAPLPGEGKPIEAFCQPGEELIFHVGRLVTEKGSPVLVEAMPSVLRRRPQARLVIAGKGPLLETLKERAAELGVGEKITFAGFVDDSTRNRLLTSADVAVFPSLYEPFGIVALEAMAAGTPVIVGDAGGLGEIIRHGQNGLKVPPGDAEALADAIVQVLADRDGAAAMVREALREVDELYGWDTIAEQTAALYRRATVKRLTSGAVSEAEG
- a CDS encoding M28 family metallopeptidase; translation: MEQLRQERSPATEGARAIGAPPGTPESAISGDAASPAISRRRMFWGAFAAVTAGLAGWFGSRQLNAEKPVPVVLPAATLPERRLDLGRMRSHVVLLAQPDWQGRLAGGRGALQAGEYVAQLWEKWGIEPRGEGGTYFQTFPVPSFSLSNVNGRMRLLPRTGDGGTADNLIGFIPGRDPRLRNKVVALSAHYDHLGAWDGALYPGANDNASGVAVLLEIACAAVQTPPRCSLAFFLFSGEEGGLLGSKHYAEHPTIPLEDMIGLINLDTVGNGDERDFICWMPDQYPWLSCLDEAGKAAGVRLYPQDHGGHNSDHQPFVDKGVAAITVLSATWLEGNHTPQDGLSLIRPEKLARIAEWSWRAIYTLAETAGKRGG
- a CDS encoding ThiF family adenylyltransferase; the protein is MERYMKQIRFGAFGEAGQRRLGQSTALVAGVGALGTHLANTLARAGVGKLVLVDRDFVELSNLQRQILYDEADAAAMVPKAVAAKQKLQAINSEIRVEAIVADIHWANLPQLLDGVDLVLDGSDNFDLRYLLNDACVQAGIPWIYGGVTGAHGMAMVVRPGRGPCLRCLIPSPPPPGSAPTCDMAGILAPAIQMITAFQAVEAMKLLAGREDELAGGLFSVDLWNNRYDLIDLAAARRDDCPACGRGDFPFLAGREEMQATPLCGSNAVQITPARPAELDLEIMSERLSGAGKVEVTPYLLRFSSAEGEMVLFRDGRAMIRGTQDPVKAKAVYTRFTGA
- a CDS encoding UbiX family flavin prenyltransferase; amino-acid sequence: MTVLDWIVGITGASGSIYGLRLIETMQELGMCPHLVVSEAGERVLREETGKSLAEVAAGCRLHDVRDVGAAIASGSFPAAGMIVIPCSMHTVAAMALGLADNLLTRAADVTLKEGRPLIVVPRETPLHLIHLENLRRLAQAGARIVPAMPAFYHRPTTMIELVDFVVGKVLDQAGITHQLFKRWGETE
- the mraZ gene encoding division/cell wall cluster transcriptional repressor MraZ, producing MFMGEYQHAIDPKGRLFMPARLRESLGEAFVATKGLDGCLFVYPKEEWKRLEEKLKALPFTRADARAFQRFFFSGAGECEVDKQGRILVPAHLREHAALEKDVVIIGAGARVEIWSQERWREYNEKAAPSYEEVAEKLIDFDL
- the rsmH gene encoding 16S rRNA (cytosine(1402)-N(4))-methyltransferase RsmH, whose translation is MVFHHIPVLLHQVLEVLQPRPEGVYLDGTVGGGGHSAAILEKISGRGRLIGLDQDPTALAAAGRNLASFGDRVTLVRSNFRRIGAVVAELGLMGKIDGILLDIGVSSHQLDEAERGFTYRMDAPLDMRMNPESALTAAKLLNEAPEGEIARILRDYGEERWAKRIAQFIVKRRAEQALERTGELVDIIRAAIPAAARQEGGHPAKRTFQALRIAVNDELGALEEALPAALEALAPGGRLAVISFHSLEDRIVKNFFAEQARGCLCPPDFPVCACGNRPKVKIITRKPLVGSDEEMQANPRAQSAKLRAAEKIG